The following are encoded in a window of Mycobacterium decipiens genomic DNA:
- a CDS encoding fumarylacetoacetate hydrolase family protein, whose product MKWVTYRSDQGERTGVLSGAAIHAMPPGVALLDLVGRGADGLREAGEEALRSPAAVVGLNEVALAAPIPRPPSIRDSLCFLDHMRNCQEAIGGGRVLIDTWYRIPAFYFACPATVLGPYDDAPTAPGSAWQDFELEIAAVIGTGGSDLTVEQAEQSIIGYTIFNDWSARDLQMLEGQLRIGQAKGKDSGVTLGPYLVTPDELEPYRRDGKLSLRVTARVNDTVIGSGSTAQMDWSFGEVISYASRGVTLNPGDVFGSGTVPTCTLVEHLTKPESFPGWLHDGDVVTLQVEGLGETRQTVRTSGTPFPLAARPNPDAEPDRRGVNRARSRVTYTRGLHEVADRVWAWTLPDGGYGWSNAGLVAGDGASLLVDTLFDLALTREMLDAMKPITASAPITDALITHANGDHTHGNQLLDPSVRIIAAKGTAEEIAHGMRPEMLTMIQTTDLGPIATKFVRDRFGHFDFSGITLRNADQTFDRELTIDVGGRRIDLLNLGPAHTAADSVVHVPDAGVLFAGDLLFIGCTPIVWAGPIANWVAACDAMIALDAPTVVPGHGPVTDPDGIRAVRGYLVHVAEQAEAAYRKGLSFAEAIETVDLGEYATWLDFERVVVNIYQRYRELDPDLAQQAPLALLVMQAEWAARRSV is encoded by the coding sequence ATGAAGTGGGTAACGTATCGAAGCGACCAAGGTGAACGAACCGGAGTGCTCTCCGGTGCTGCCATCCATGCGATGCCGCCGGGTGTGGCGCTGCTCGATCTGGTTGGGCGCGGCGCCGACGGGCTGCGCGAGGCCGGCGAGGAAGCGTTGCGATCACCTGCCGCGGTGGTTGGCCTAAACGAGGTTGCGCTGGCGGCGCCGATCCCCCGCCCGCCGTCGATCCGCGACTCGTTGTGCTTTCTGGACCACATGCGCAACTGCCAGGAGGCGATCGGAGGAGGCCGGGTGCTCATCGACACCTGGTACCGCATCCCGGCGTTCTACTTCGCGTGTCCAGCAACGGTTCTGGGACCCTACGACGACGCACCTACCGCGCCCGGAAGTGCTTGGCAAGACTTCGAATTGGAGATCGCGGCGGTTATCGGAACCGGCGGCAGCGACCTGACGGTCGAGCAGGCCGAGCAGTCGATCATCGGCTACACCATTTTCAATGACTGGTCCGCGCGGGACCTGCAGATGCTGGAGGGCCAGCTGCGCATCGGACAGGCCAAGGGCAAAGACAGCGGTGTCACCCTCGGCCCGTATCTGGTCACACCGGACGAGCTGGAGCCGTACCGACGCGACGGCAAGCTCAGCCTGCGGGTGACTGCGCGGGTCAACGACACCGTGATCGGCTCGGGGTCGACCGCCCAAATGGACTGGAGCTTCGGTGAAGTCATCTCCTACGCTTCGCGCGGAGTGACGTTGAACCCGGGTGACGTGTTCGGTTCTGGCACGGTGCCCACCTGCACGCTCGTCGAGCACCTGACGAAACCGGAATCATTCCCGGGCTGGCTGCACGACGGCGACGTGGTCACCCTGCAGGTCGAGGGGCTGGGCGAGACGCGGCAAACCGTTCGGACGAGCGGCACGCCGTTTCCATTGGCCGCTCGGCCGAATCCGGACGCCGAACCCGACCGGCGCGGGGTCAATCGGGCGCGGAGTCGGGTGACCTACACCCGTGGGCTGCACGAAGTCGCCGACCGGGTGTGGGCGTGGACGCTGCCGGACGGTGGGTACGGCTGGAGCAACGCTGGACTGGTGGCCGGGGACGGTGCGTCGCTGCTGGTGGACACGCTGTTCGACTTGGCACTGACCCGCGAGATGCTGGATGCGATGAAGCCGATCACCGCTTCCGCGCCTATCACCGATGCGCTGATCACCCATGCCAATGGTGATCACACGCACGGCAACCAACTGCTGGACCCTTCGGTGCGAATCATCGCGGCCAAGGGCACCGCCGAGGAGATTGCCCATGGGATGCGTCCCGAGATGCTGACGATGATCCAGACCACCGACCTCGGACCGATCGCGACGAAGTTCGTACGGGACCGCTTCGGGCACTTCGACTTCAGCGGCATCACGCTGCGCAACGCGGATCAGACGTTCGACCGCGAACTGACCATCGACGTCGGCGGTAGGCGGATCGATCTGCTCAACCTCGGTCCCGCGCACACAGCCGCCGACTCGGTGGTACACGTGCCCGACGCCGGTGTGTTGTTCGCCGGGGATCTGCTGTTCATCGGCTGCACCCCGATTGTGTGGGCCGGTCCGATCGCCAACTGGGTCGCAGCCTGCGACGCGATGATCGCGCTGGATGCGCCCACGGTGGTGCCCGGTCACGGTCCGGTCACCGACCCGGACGGCATCCGCGCCGTCCGCGGTTATCTCGTGCACGTCGCCGAACAAGCCGAGGCGGCCTACCGTAAGGGCCTGTCCTTCGCCGAGGCGATTGAGACCGTGGACCTCGGCGAGTACGCGACGTGGCTGGACTTCGAACGGGTCGTCGTCAACATCTACCAGCGCTACCGCGAACTGGACCCCGACCTCGCCCAGCAGGCCCCACTGGCGCTGCTGGTGATGCAGGCCGAATGGGCGGCGCGCCGCTCGGTTTGA
- a CDS encoding STAS domain-containing protein, translated as MVAVSAVAKSPSSLAIAARTEKSVVILAADGVLDSGSSASLRDSVTRATLKEPSAVVVDVTALQVADESAWSVFISARWHVDFRPAVPVLLVCGQRAGRAAITRTGVARFMPVYPTEKGAKKAIGRLTRRNVKHSDAQLPANLNSLRESRQLVREWLTEWSRPALIPVALVVVNVLVENVLKHTGSDPVMRIESDGPTATIAVSDGSTAPAVRLTSPPKGIDVSGLAIVAALSRAWGSSPTSSGKTVWAIIGPENQL; from the coding sequence GTGGTTGCGGTGAGCGCGGTAGCCAAGTCACCGAGTTCGCTGGCCATTGCGGCGCGGACGGAGAAGTCGGTGGTGATCCTTGCCGCCGACGGTGTGCTTGACTCCGGCAGTTCCGCGTCGCTTCGAGACAGCGTCACGAGGGCGACGCTGAAGGAGCCGTCGGCGGTTGTCGTCGATGTCACCGCGCTTCAAGTCGCTGACGAATCGGCATGGTCCGTGTTCATCAGCGCCCGCTGGCACGTCGACTTCCGACCGGCCGTTCCGGTCTTGCTGGTCTGCGGCCAGCGGGCGGGCCGCGCGGCGATCACGCGCACCGGGGTCGCCCGCTTCATGCCGGTATACCCGACGGAGAAAGGGGCCAAGAAGGCTATCGGTCGGCTTACGCGCCGCAACGTGAAGCATTCCGACGCGCAACTGCCCGCCAATCTGAACAGCCTTCGCGAGTCACGCCAGTTGGTCCGCGAGTGGCTCACCGAATGGTCACGTCCCGCGCTGATCCCGGTCGCACTGGTCGTCGTCAACGTACTCGTGGAGAACGTGCTGAAACACACCGGAAGCGACCCGGTGATGCGGATCGAAAGCGACGGCCCAACCGCGACCATCGCGGTTTCCGACGGCAGCACCGCCCCCGCCGTTCGGCTGACGTCGCCCCCCAAGGGTATCGACGTGTCCGGCCTGGCGATCGTTGCCGCCTTGTCGCGCGCCTGGGGCAGCAGTCCAACCTCGTCGGGCAAGACGGTCTGGGCGATCATCGGTCCGGAAAACCAGCTCTAA
- a CDS encoding LLM class flavin-dependent oxidoreductase produces MRFSYAEAMTDFTFYIPLAKAAEAAGYSSMTIPDSIAYPFESDSTYPYTPDGNREFLDGKPFIETFVLTAALGAVTTTLRFNFFVLKLPIRPPALVAKQAGSLAALIGNRVGLGVGTSPWPEDYELMGVPFGKRGKRIDECIEIVRGLTTGDYFEFHGEFYDIPKTKMTPAPTEPIPILVGGHADAALRRAARADGWMHGGGDPDELDRLIARVKQLREEEGKTGPFEIHVISLDGFTVDGVKRLEDKGVTDVIVGFRIPYIMGSDTEPLETKIRNLEMFAENVIAKV; encoded by the coding sequence GTGCGGTTCAGCTACGCGGAGGCAATGACCGACTTTACCTTCTACATCCCGCTGGCCAAGGCCGCCGAAGCGGCGGGATACAGCAGCATGACGATTCCCGACAGCATCGCCTACCCCTTCGAATCCGACTCGACGTACCCGTACACACCCGACGGCAACCGCGAGTTCCTCGATGGTAAGCCGTTCATCGAAACCTTTGTCCTGACAGCGGCATTGGGCGCGGTGACGACAACGCTGCGGTTCAACTTCTTCGTCCTCAAGCTACCCATCCGGCCGCCGGCTCTGGTGGCAAAGCAAGCCGGTTCACTGGCCGCCTTGATCGGCAATCGGGTCGGGTTGGGCGTCGGCACCAGCCCGTGGCCGGAGGACTACGAGCTGATGGGCGTCCCATTCGGTAAGCGCGGCAAGCGAATTGACGAATGTATCGAGATCGTGCGGGGCCTTACCACCGGCGACTACTTCGAGTTCCACGGCGAGTTCTACGACATCCCCAAGACGAAGATGACCCCGGCTCCCACCGAGCCTATCCCGATCTTGGTCGGCGGCCATGCCGACGCCGCGCTGCGCCGGGCGGCGCGTGCGGATGGATGGATGCACGGCGGCGGCGATCCGGACGAGCTCGACCGGCTGATCGCCAGGGTCAAGCAGCTTCGTGAAGAAGAGGGGAAGACCGGCCCGTTCGAGATTCACGTGATCTCCCTCGACGGCTTCACCGTGGACGGCGTCAAGCGACTTGAGGACAAGGGGGTGACCGACGTTATCGTCGGCTTCCGCATCCCCTATATCATGGGATCCGACACCGAGCCGCTGGAGACCAAGATCCGCAACTTGGAGATGTTCGCCGAGAATGTGATCGCGAAAGTCTAA
- a CDS encoding DUF4873 domain-containing protein has protein sequence MTETPGQAEAGHPVVPVVVVGAGAGGRDAAAALLAAGITEFVILDKAPGPALDKHLRPGHEVLSSVFDDDTDTWALGTAGGETIRGHVVIATHRRVVHVPWTPDFAGRGDYRGESFHAAAWDPDFNPAGKRIALIGTDATTAHHIGRLIESAASVLVVAHAPRRVVTDVPLWRTRAKRWLRRGTQGDRPVLALAGSAVDAVTSSGIRTRDGIDHPVDAIIYGTGLAIADRVRDQTLVGARGLTIRQAWDDGMEPYLGVAVCGFPNYFFITGPDTRAQARYVVECVELMKRTASRRIEVRRSSQQVFNERAHLQPALRHPVPRARAAFDLSSGAADDDQTYEGTATLTLAGTHHRVRVRLTGHLDPIDGNYHWQGTVFDSLPESSRAHARAATLTIGEHSAPAHITEQTPWGTHSVAGVGPPPYARAGS, from the coding sequence GTGACCGAGACGCCCGGCCAGGCTGAGGCCGGCCACCCGGTCGTGCCGGTCGTGGTGGTCGGCGCCGGCGCCGGTGGCCGGGATGCCGCAGCCGCGCTGCTGGCCGCCGGAATTACCGAGTTCGTCATCCTCGACAAGGCGCCCGGGCCGGCCCTCGACAAGCACCTGCGTCCCGGCCACGAGGTCCTGAGTTCGGTGTTCGACGACGACACCGACACCTGGGCGCTCGGTACGGCCGGCGGCGAGACCATCCGGGGTCACGTCGTCATCGCCACCCACCGGCGGGTCGTCCATGTCCCGTGGACACCGGACTTCGCTGGGCGCGGCGACTACCGGGGCGAGTCCTTTCACGCGGCGGCGTGGGACCCCGATTTCAACCCGGCCGGCAAGCGCATCGCGCTGATCGGCACCGACGCCACCACCGCCCACCACATCGGCCGATTGATCGAATCGGCGGCGTCGGTCCTGGTCGTCGCCCACGCACCGCGCCGCGTCGTCACCGACGTCCCACTGTGGAGAACGCGGGCCAAACGCTGGCTACGTCGCGGCACCCAAGGTGACCGGCCGGTGCTCGCCCTGGCCGGGTCAGCGGTCGACGCGGTGACCTCCTCGGGCATCCGCACCCGCGATGGCATCGACCACCCCGTCGACGCCATCATCTACGGCACCGGGCTCGCGATCGCCGACCGGGTCCGCGATCAGACGCTGGTGGGTGCCCGCGGCCTGACCATCCGCCAAGCCTGGGACGACGGCATGGAGCCCTACCTCGGCGTCGCCGTGTGTGGTTTCCCCAACTACTTCTTCATCACCGGACCCGACACCCGCGCGCAGGCACGCTACGTCGTCGAGTGCGTGGAACTCATGAAACGCACCGCCAGCCGCCGCATCGAGGTGCGCCGCAGCAGCCAGCAGGTATTCAACGAGCGCGCCCACCTCCAACCCGCCCTGCGCCATCCGGTGCCGCGCGCCCGCGCGGCGTTCGACCTCTCATCCGGGGCGGCCGACGACGATCAGACCTACGAAGGCACGGCGACGCTGACGCTGGCCGGCACCCACCATCGAGTGCGCGTCCGACTCACCGGCCACCTCGATCCGATCGACGGCAACTACCACTGGCAGGGCACCGTGTTCGATTCCCTGCCCGAGAGTTCACGCGCGCACGCACGGGCGGCGACGTTAACAATCGGTGAACACAGCGCACCAGCACACATCACCGAACAAACGCCGTGGGGCACGCACTCGGTCGCCGGAGTGGGCCCACCGCCCTATGCGCGAGCCGGCTCCTAG
- a CDS encoding SAM-dependent methyltransferase: MVRADDDTWDLAGSVGATATMVAAARAAATRRASPVITDPFAEPLVRAVGLDLFTRVAAGDADLDEIGSGLGFPRMVDTFAARALFFDRFFADATAAGLRQVVIVASGLDARPYRLSWPVGTTVYEIDQPEVIEFKTATLAKLGVVPTVEHRPVGIDLRDDWPAALQRAGFDTTQPTAWLAEGVLIGFLPPEAEVRLLDDVNALSSVGSRLAADHGTIYGSAEESQQLGQQMTEGWRAHGLDMDIAGLIYPGQHTDVAAHLRAHGWSAATSEHRELFAAAGLSELVAADLHGPAGTISFVTAIRT, translated from the coding sequence ATGGTGCGAGCCGACGACGACACGTGGGATTTGGCCGGCAGTGTGGGGGCCACCGCAACAATGGTGGCTGCCGCCCGTGCTGCCGCGACCAGGCGTGCGAGTCCGGTTATCACCGATCCGTTCGCTGAGCCGCTGGTCCGCGCTGTGGGGCTGGACCTGTTCACCCGAGTGGCCGCCGGCGACGCGGATCTCGACGAGATCGGCAGCGGTCTCGGCTTTCCGCGCATGGTGGACACGTTCGCGGCCCGTGCGCTGTTTTTCGACCGGTTCTTTGCCGACGCGACCGCGGCCGGCTTGCGCCAGGTCGTGATCGTGGCATCGGGCCTGGACGCCCGCCCGTACCGGCTTTCCTGGCCGGTGGGCACGACCGTGTACGAAATCGACCAGCCCGAGGTGATCGAGTTCAAGACGGCGACGTTGGCCAAGCTCGGCGTCGTCCCGACCGTCGAGCATCGCCCGGTGGGCATCGATCTTCGTGACGATTGGCCGGCCGCGCTGCAACGCGCCGGCTTCGATACCACCCAGCCCACGGCATGGCTGGCTGAGGGGGTGCTGATCGGGTTTCTGCCGCCCGAAGCTGAGGTCCGGTTACTGGACGATGTCAACGCGCTGAGCTCCGTCGGCAGCCGGCTGGCCGCCGACCACGGAACCATCTATGGATCCGCCGAGGAGTCGCAGCAACTGGGGCAACAGATGACCGAGGGTTGGCGAGCGCACGGACTCGATATGGACATCGCCGGCCTGATCTACCCCGGCCAGCACACCGACGTCGCCGCACACCTGCGCGCGCACGGATGGTCGGCGGCCACGTCCGAACACCGTGAGCTGTTCGCCGCCGCCGGCCTGTCCGAATTGGTGGCGGCCGACCTGCACGGCCCGGCCGGCACGATCAGCTTCGTGACGGCAATTCGGACCTAG